The Flavobacterium sp. 140616W15 sequence AATGCAAATTAATTTATTCATTAGTCTAAATCTATTTTTAAATTGACTTTAAATTTTGTTTCCAAATTTTCAATATCCAGTTGGTGTTTGTTAGGATACAATAATTGCAGTCGTTTACGAGCATTTCTAACTCCTATACCGCCAAATTCATTATCTTTTATCCCTTGCTCTACATCATTTTCAAGTTCAAAATAAAACGTTCTATCCTGAACTTTTATGTTCAAATAAATAAACTGTTCCTTATTTCCTTTAAGCCCGTATTTAAATGCATTTTCTATAAATGTGAAAGTCAAAAGTGGCGCTATGTACAATCCTGATAAATCTTCTCCTTGAGGAATATGAAATTGAATATTTTTATTAGCCGAATATCTCATTTTCTCCAATTCGAAATAATTTTTTATAAAATCCAATTCCTTTTCCAATGCTACTTTTTCGGTATTCGATTCATAAAGTGTATAACTCATAATATCCGAAAGATTTAAAATAACTTCTGGTGTACTGTCGTCTTTTTTTATCGAAAGGCCATACAAATTATTTAATGTATTAAATAGGAAATGTGGATTGAGCTGTGCTTTCAAAAAGTTTTTTTCAATATTAATGTTTTGAATTTCTAATGCTGCTTTCTGACTCTGAATATTTAAAGTTTTATTATAAAGCTTCGAAATTTCAAAAAGGATTTTCACAAAAAAGAAAGGAGACAAAATTGAAATAATGATGAAGGCTTGAGAAAACATTCTCTTCATTGAGATTGCTTGCAAAAACGTTTGACTTGCACTCATTCCTATAGCCCCCTTCAATTCTCCTTTAAGAATTTCGAAACCGAGTGAATGATACAGCAACGAAAAAAAATAAGTTACTGCCATCCAAACAAAAATAGATATGATAAAAGTAAACAATAATAGAATTACCATTCTGGCTTTACCTCCCGAAAAAATCTTTGGTAGCAATAAATAAAAGAACATATAAAACACAATCATATTAACAGTTGTCATCCTGATGGTAAGAATAAAAGCATTGAAATATGAAAGTTGATAAGCTAGGACATAACTCAAAATTAGCAATATTGAAAAACTC is a genomic window containing:
- a CDS encoding sensor histidine kinase translates to MQDTKIFSNYLASKIAEFNFDKFYTKSNRILLHVFMWLSFSILLILSYVLAYQLSYFNAFILTIRMTTVNMIVFYMFFYLLLPKIFSGGKARMVILLLFTFIISIFVWMAVTYFFSLLYHSLGFEILKGELKGAIGMSASQTFLQAISMKRMFSQAFIIISILSPFFFVKILFEISKLYNKTLNIQSQKAALEIQNINIEKNFLKAQLNPHFLFNTLNNLYGLSIKKDDSTPEVILNLSDIMSYTLYESNTEKVALEKELDFIKNYFELEKMRYSANKNIQFHIPQGEDLSGLYIAPLLTFTFIENAFKYGLKGNKEQFIYLNIKVQDRTFYFELENDVEQGIKDNEFGGIGVRNARKRLQLLYPNKHQLDIENLETKFKVNLKIDLD